In Chrysiogenia bacterium, the genomic window CCGGAGAGGTCTCGCTCGCACACAACGGTGTGCTCTTTCTCGACGAGCTCCCCGAGTTCAAGAAGAACGCCCTCGAAGTCTTGCGCCAACCCATGGAAGACGGCCGCGTCACCATTGCGCGCGCGAGCATGACGCTTACCTATCCGAGCGCCTTCATGTTGGTCGCAGCGATGAACCCTTGCCCGTGCGGCTACCTCGGAGATCCTCAGCACGAGTGCGTCGATTCCCAGCAGAACGTGCAGCGTTATCGCTCGCGCATCTCGGGCCCGCTCATGGACCGCATCGACATCCAGATCGAAGTGCCCAGGGTGCGCTACCAGGATCTCGCTGACGAGCGCAGGGGGGAGGGCTCCACGGAAATCCGCGCCCGCGTCGGAGCCGCGCGCGCCATTCAGCACGAGCGTTTCGCCGCTGCAGCGGGCCCGATGGGTCCGCACGTTGCCTGCAATGCGCGGATGAGCAGCGCCCAGCGCGAGCGCTTTTGCGAGATCGATTCCGAGGGCCACCGCCTGCTCGAAATGGTCGTCGACCGCATGGGGCTCTCAGGCAGGGCCTTCGACCGGATTCTCAAGGTCTCACGCACCATCGCCGACCTCGAAGGGGCCGAGCGGATCTCGGTGGCGCATCTTTCGGAGGCGATTCAATACCGGAGCCTGGATCGGAACCGTTGGTGAGGGGGGGGAGATGAGTAGAGAGTGGGAAGCCAATCGAAGCGGGAACCGCGGGGAGCGGCGCTGGGGTGCAGGTGAGCCACGGCACAGTGAGCAATCGGGGCCTCGCCAGCCACGCGGGCGGGAAGTGGAAGGAAATCGTGAACGTGATCGTGGACGTGCTCGTGCTCGACGCGACGACGGGGATCAGGAACGACCACGCGGGGGAACCCGCAGGGCCGACGGCGACCGCGAGTACACGCTCTCTCACGAACGTCTTGATGTTTATCAGGCTGCAATCGAACTGGTCGCAACTTCGGCGAGGATCATCGATGATTTACCCAGGGGAAGCTCATTTGTTTCAGACCAGCTTCGGCGGGCTGCGCTTTCAGTTCCTCTGAACATCGCCGAAGGGGGAGGGAAGCCTACCGACGGGGATCGCAAGCGATTTCTCGCCATTGCGCGTGGTTCGGCAATGGAGTGTGGGGCGATACTGGATGCGGGGTTTGCGCTACAGGTGATCGAGCGCGATCTACATCAGCGTGCCAAGGCGCTGGTTGTGCGTCTCGTTGCCATGCTCAGTAAAATGTGTCGCTGAGCGAGTGTTATTCGAGCACGAGCACGTCCACGACTACGCTCACGACTGCATCAACACCCCATGCCCAAAGGCTTGCGAGAGGCCTGAACGCTATCTCTCGCTACCCACTACGCCCGGCGCTGCTGAAAGGCTTTGAGGCCATTGGCCAGCATGGTTCTTGTCGCCGCGCCCCAGACGGTCATGTTCCGGCTGGGGCGCTGGCCGCGGCCCATGCGGGCAAGTTGCTGCTCGTACCAGGTGATCTCCACCATTCCCATCTTGTCGAGCGCGCCGATGCCGGTGCTGAGCTTGCGCATGGGGGCTTCGTAATCGGCCCCCGAGAGAATCTTGTTGGGAAGCTCGGGGTCGACGCACAGGGGGCGAGCAAGGCCGACCAGATCGACCGCGCCGCTCTGAATCGCGCGGGCCATGCCGCGGGCGGTGCGGAATCCGCCGGTCAGTGCCAGGGGAACTTT contains:
- a CDS encoding four helix bundle protein, whose protein sequence is MSREWEANRSGNRGERRWGAGEPRHSEQSGPRQPRGREVEGNRERDRGRARARRDDGDQERPRGGTRRADGDREYTLSHERLDVYQAAIELVATSARIIDDLPRGSSFVSDQLRRAALSVPLNIAEGGGKPTDGDRKRFLAIARGSAMECGAILDAGFALQVIERDLHQRAKALVVRLVAMLSKMCR